Proteins encoded in a region of the Hippopotamus amphibius kiboko isolate mHipAmp2 chromosome 11, mHipAmp2.hap2, whole genome shotgun sequence genome:
- the LOC130831737 gene encoding histone H2B type 1-C/E/F/G/I, with the protein MPEPAKSAPAPKKGSKKAVTKAQKKDGKKRKRSRKESYSVYVYKVLKQVHPDTGISSKAMGIMNSFVNDIFERIAGEASRLAHYNKRSTITSREIQTAVRLLLPGELAKHAVSEGTKAVTKYTSSK; encoded by the coding sequence ATGCCTGAACCAGCGAAGTCCGCTCCGGCCCCGAAGAAGGGCTCCAAGAAGGCTGTGACCAAAGCTCAGAAGAAGGATGGCAAGAAGCGCAAGCGCAGCCGTAAAGAGAGCTATTCCGTGTACGTATACAAAGTGCTGAAGCAGGTCCACCCGGACACTGGCATCTCTTCCAAGGCCATGGGCATCATGAACTCGTTCGTCAACGACATCTTCGAGCGCATCGCGGGCGAGGCGTCGCGCCTGGCGCATTACAACAAGCGCTCGACCATCACCTCCAGGGAGATCCAGACGGCCGTGCGCCTGCTGCTGCCCGGGGAGCTGGCCAAGCACGCCGTGTCCGAGGGCACCAAGGCTGTCACCAAGTACACCAGCTCCAAGTGA